A genomic region of Alligator mississippiensis isolate rAllMis1 chromosome 4, rAllMis1, whole genome shotgun sequence contains the following coding sequences:
- the CSDC2 gene encoding cold shock domain-containing protein C2, giving the protein MSSDSTTPPTVPPLHSPKSPVWPTFPFQREGSRIWERGNLLLRDLPSPLPTKRTRTYSATARASAGPVFKGVCKQFSRSQGHGFITPENGTEDIFVHVSDIEGEYVPMEGDEVTYKICPIPPKNQKFQAVEVVLTNLAPHTKHETWSGQIIGS; this is encoded by the exons ATGTCATCTGACTCCACCACCCCACCAACAGTACCACCACTCCACTCGCCAAAGTCGCCTGTTTGGCCTACTTTTCCATTTCAACGGGAGGGAAGCCGGATCTGGGAGCGGGGCAATCTCCTTCTTCGGGACTtgcccagccctctccccaccaaGAGAACCAGAACATACTCTGC GACGGCTCGTGCCTCAGCTGGTCCTGTCTTCAAGGGTGTCTGTAAGCAGTTCTCACGCTCCCAGGGCCATGGTTTCATCACCCCAGAGAATGGCACAGAGGACATATTCGTACATGTGTCTGA CATTGAGGGGGAGTATGTCCCAATGGAAGGAGATGAGGTCACGTACAAAATCTGCCCCATTCCGCCCAAGAACCAGAAGTTTCAGGCTGTGGAAGTGGTGCTCACCAACCTGGCCCCCCACACAAAGCATGAGACATGGTCTGGCCAAATCATTGGCTCCTAG